Genomic DNA from Acetobacteroides hydrogenigenes:
TTATCATAATACAGCTTGCGATGATTCTCCATAAAGTCGGAGATGTAGAGAATAGGCTTCTTTAAAATGCCCCGGTTGACAAGGTATAGCGGAATCAGCAGCCTGCCAACCCTTCCATTACCATCAAGGAAAGGGTGTATGGTTTCAAACTGATAATGAACCAGCGCTATTTTTAGAAGTTCAGGGAAGAAAATCTCATCGTTATTAAGGAATTTTTCAATATCCCCCATCAACTCTGGTATGGAGGTATGGACTGGTGGTATGAAAACGGCATCGTTTATGGTTGCACCTCCAATCCAGTTTTGGCTGTTCCTAAATTTGCCAGGTTGCTTTCTTTCGCCTCTGACGCCTTGTAGCAAAACGCCGTGCGCCTCCCTAATTAACCGAGATGAAAACGGCAATGTACTTAGCGACTCAATGGAATGCTCCATAGCCTTTATATAATTCTGAACTTCTTCCCAATCATCTCGCTTATCGAGCGCGACATCCTCCCTATTGAGAAGCGCCTCTTCCATATTCGTTTGCGTTCCCTCAATTTTGCTACTTTGTGTAGCCTCCTTAAGAACGTGCATACTAATAAACAGGTCGATATTAGGAAT
This window encodes:
- a CDS encoding Fic family protein, translating into MKDFISGHYISQGYYKSFQPNPINRKWSIDDMEIIQLLSKADRVLGRLDMYSNYIPNIDLFISMHVLKEATQSSKIEGTQTNMEEALLNREDVALDKRDDWEEVQNYIKAMEHSIESLSTLPFSSRLIREAHGVLLQGVRGERKQPGKFRNSQNWIGGATINDAVFIPPVHTSIPELMGDIEKFLNNDEIFFPELLKIALVHYQFETIHPFLDGNGRVGRLLIPLYLVNRGILKKPILYISDFMENHRKLYYDNLMNVREKNDINQWFKFFLVGIIETAQKGITTLDNILQLQKQNDLIIQGLGSRAANAQKIITYLYQNPIIKPEKVKEIIGKSMPYSYKMIEELERVGIIKEITGAQRGRIYAFDSYLTLFR